ATAGGATTCTTTTTCTTTGCTTTAAGATATGAGTAAGCTTGCTTCTTAGACAAGTCTGATTTCTTGTTGCTGTCCTTTGTACTCGAATTAGTAGCATACTTAGTTGTCTGATTAGTAATTTGATTAGTGGACTGATTCTGATTAGTACTATCTTTACACTCCCCCTCAAGATGAGAGTGGAGGCTTGATGAAACTCCCATCTTGGAGAGTAAGTACTTGTGTTGCGATATAGGACAAGATTTAGTGAACACATCAGCCACTTGATCTTTGGTGTTCACATCAGATGTTGTGAGGAACCCTTGCTGAATCTTTTCCCTTATGAAATGGCAGTCAACCTCAATGTGTTTAGTACGTTCATGATACACTGGGTTGGCTGCAATGGCAAGAGCTGCTTGGTTATCACACTTGAGATGAGCAGGACCTAGATGTTTGAGACCTAAATCCTGTAGGAGCTGAAAAAGCCAAGTGACTTCACACGTAGTCATGGCCATTGCTCTGTACTCTGCTTCAGCGGAGGATCTTGACACAACAGATTGTTTCTTAGACTTCCAGGATATGGGTGAATTTCCAAGGAGAATGCAGTATCCAGTAGTAGATCTTCTACTGAATGGGCAAGAAGCCCAATCTGAGTCACAATAGGCAGTAAGCCTAGCTGCAGAATTACTGGCAAAGAGAATTCCCTGACCAGGAGCTGTCTTAAGATACCTGAGTACCCTTCTGGCAGCTTGCATGTGATCAGAGGTAGGTGCTTGAAGAAATTGACTCAGAAGTTGAACAGAAAAGGCAATGTCAGGCCTGGAAATGGTTACATAGATGAGCTTACCAACCAGCTTTCTGTACAAATCAGGATGAGGAAGCAAGGTCCCTTTGCCTGGTTCGAGTTTAATGACTGGATTCACTGGCAGTTGAATGCTCTTGGATTTATCCATGCCAAAAGTTTGGAGCAAATCCAGAGTGTATTTCCTTTGAGAAATGAATAAACTAGCACTGCTTCTCTCCACCTCTAACCCCATAAAGTACTTTAGTTCACCTAAGTCTTTCATATGAAAGGAGGTGTTTAAATGATCCTTGAGAGCTTGTATTTCAGAAGTATTATCACCTGCAATCACCATGTCATCAACATAGATGAGAACGACAGTGGTGCTTCCATGTTCTTGCTTGATGAACAAAGAATGGTCAGCATGGGATTGTCTAAATCCAAACTGAAGCAGAACTTGAGATAATTTAGAAAACCATTGACGTGGTGCTTGTTTGAGGCCATACAAGGATTTGAGCAGTTTACAAACTTTTCCTTCAACATTGCTACTCTCCCCCTGTCCCACTGGATCCAAGATGCCATCACAATAACTAGGGGGTAACTTCATATAAACATCTTCAAATAAATCCCCATGAAGGAAGGCATTTGCCACATCCATTTGGCAAGTTTCCCAGTTGTGAATAGAGATGACAGCAAGAAGAGCTCTTACTGTGGACATTTTTGCTACTGGGGCAAATGTCTCATCATAATCTATGCCATACATCTGCCTGAATCCTTGAACAACTAATCTGGCTTTATGCCTATCAACGGAACCATCAGGATTGTACTTGGTTTTGTAGACCCACTTACATCCTATGGCCTTTCTTCCTATGGGTAAATCAGTGAGGACCCAAGTATTGTTGTCATGAAGGGCTTGTAGCTCAAGATTCATAGCATGTATCCACTTGGACTCCTTAATGGCTTCTTGAAAAGTAATAGGATCACTCTCAACAGAAGTAGAGCAGCAGACATGGCCAGCAAAGGGCAAGTGGAGAAGAGCAACATTGGCTACAGTAGTGGGAGCCATGACAGGATTATTGACTACAAAGTCTTTTGTCCATTATGGTGCTCTTCTGTCTCTCCTTGGTCTATTAGATATAATAGGACCTTCTGTGGGTGGAGTGACTTCTGGGAGCTCAGCATCAGGAGTGGCAGGAGGATGAGGATTCTGGTTACCTGGGGACTCTTCCATGTGAGGGCTTGCTTCATGTTCAATAAAGACAGTTTGGTCCCCATCAGCTGGAGTGAACTGTGGTTGGTATTTTTCTGAGTGAAGTGTTGGAATGAACTGTGAAAAATTCTTGATTTTGCATGGAAACACCTCTTCAAAGAACTTGACATCTCTGGAAACAAACACAGTCCTTCTGACTATGTCATATACCTTGTATCCCTTTTGAGATAGGGGATATCCAATGAATATGCAGGGTATTCCTCGAGGTTGAAATTTGTCCTTATCTCTGCTTGGATTGTAAACCATGGCAAGGCATCCAAAAACTTTCATCATATTATAGTTAGGCACTTTCTTGAACAAGATCTCATATGGAGTTCTATTCTGTAATAGAGGAGTAGGGAGTCTGTTGATAATAAATGCTGCTGTGAGTACACAGTCACCTCAAAAGGACAAGGGAAGACCTGAACTGAATCTAATGGCTCTGCTGATCTCAAGTAAGTGCCTGTGTTTTCTTTCAACTACACCATTCTGCTGAGGCCTGTCAATGCAACTTGTCTGTTGCCAAATACCTTTAGACAGAAGAAATTGCTTACTATCACCCTCTGTGATTTCAAGTGCATTATCTGATCTAAGGATTTTGATAGTCTTCCCAAACTGAGTTTTGGCAAACATATAAAAGTGAACAAGTAGTTGAGCTACCTCAGATTTGTGTTTCATTAGATATATCCAAGTAGCTCTACTATGGTCATCAACCAAAGTCAAGAAGAACTTATGTTTGTTTCTTATCTCTTTTCTATAAGGACCCCAAACATCCACATGGACTAAATCAAACAGCTCACTATCTTTATCAGTTCTCACAGGGAATGGTAATTTTGTTTGTTTTGCCATTGAACAGGGAATGCAAATTCCTTTTGGATTTAACGGTTGGACACTTGGGATATGTTTCAGTTTATTGTCAGAGGCATGACCCAATCTTAAATGCCACAGATTTGAATTCTTATCATTGAAAATTGGCAACACATTACACATAATATCAGGTGCACTACAAGACTTGAAAATTGTGCCCCCTGaatttttcctttttccttgactaTTAGAGAGTACAGACACACTAGCATTACATAAACTAGAATACTTAATCCTTGATGAACTATCAGCTAACTTAGGGTGTTTGGTGCCAACATTATTTAGTAAGTAGTAAACACCCTTGTTCTCCCTTCCAAGTCCCCTAGTTGTCTTGGTTTGAGAGTCCTGTATCACACACATTTTTGCATAAAACACCACATAACAACGTTCATCTTGAGTTAATTTTTGAACTGATAAAAGATTATGTCTAAAGGCAGGGACAAATAGAACATTGTTCAAAGTTATCCCATTGGAGAAGGTGTGTGTTCCTGTATGGGAAACAACAACTGTTTCTCCATTAGGTAAGTTTATTTTAGGTTTAGTTTGCAATTCCCTGACATTTTGCAGAAGAGTCAGGTCAGATACCATGTGGTCTGATGCTCCACTGTCTATAATCCACTCATGAGAGTGGTTATGAGCATAGCCACAATGTAGATAAGCCATACCTGCAAAATTAGCTTCTAGCTCATCCTCAGTATCCGGGTAAGATCCCATTCCTTTTCCTTTGCTGGTCATGAGTTGCTCAAATTGCTGAGTAGTGAGTATGACAGTGCCTGCAAAATCATTGGAAGCTTCTCCCAAAGCAGCATTTGCAGCACCTTTCCCACCTTTGTACTTCAAATTTTGCTTTCCTTTGTTTATTCCTCCTTTGAATCTCTTGGATCCAGCACCCTGATATCCACCTTGATATCCTCCAGAGCCTTGGTGGTCACTTTTGGATCCAGAGCCCGGATAACCACCTCCGAGCTTGTATTCCTGAGATTTTTCAGGAAATCTTTGTGACACAGGGTGATCAGCAGGATACCCAACTATCCTCCAACAGGTATTCTTGGCATGACCATCCTTTTTGCAGACTGGGCAGTAAGGGATGGGGTCAGTATCCTTCTGATCAGCATGCTGACTAGCACTAAAAGCTGAGTTATCCACTTCCATCTTCTCAGCTCCTTTATAGTTCCTTCTCTGGGCCTCCTCATGCTGAAACAAGGCAGCAGCTTCCTCTACAGTTGGTAGAGGGGTCATCATGAGTACGTTAGTCCTCATGGTGGCATAGGAGGAGTGCAGTCCATTCAGAAACTGAAACAGCTTCCTCTCTTCCTGCTCTTTGAGTTGTGCATCAAGCCAAGCATTGATTTTAGGGGTCACTTGTGTGACAGGAGGCCAGTCAGTCATGATCTCCAGATTTTGCCACAAGATCCTCAATTCTGTGAAGTATTCACAAATACTCTTCTCACCTTGTTCCAGATCTTCAAGCTCCTTGTTGAGTCTGAACTTTCTTGCGCCATTACTGACAGAGAAATGTTTTTGGAGGTAATCCCAGATCTCCTATGCGGTCTTGGTGTAGAGAATAGAGTTCTTGATAGATTTCTCCACATTGTGAAAAATCCATGAAATGAGCAAGCTATTACATGTATCCTAAGCATCAGCTCTCAAAGGATCACCAGTTGGCCTCTTAACAACTCCAGTTAGAAAGCCCAACTTCCTTTTTGAGCAGATTGTTATTTTCATCTGTCTCTTCCACTCTAGATAGTTCTCAATCCCTGATAGCTTAACATCAACTACCAGTGGATGAGTACTTTCTGCTGGGTGGAGGTAAAGAGGATCAGTTGGCTCCATGAATGATGGTGTTTTGGAAATGTTTCCAGTGTTTGCGAAAGGATTTTCCATGAAATGAGTTTATTGTTTAGAGTTCAGAGAAAGTTTTGGTGTGAATTTGTTGAGAGAAAGACTGCTCTATAAATAGGCAGTGAATCAATGTGTAGTTGTTGAAGGATAGTAAATGCTCAATTCATGGACAGTTATCAGTCTCCTCATTcccgaggctctgataccatgatgaGTTTAATGAAGTGTAGGAAGTAGAAGACATCCAGAGAATTGTAGGAAGATCTTCATGTTgaatttcattaattgttttgttGTTAAAGTACAATGCAGTTGAGAAAGTAATATATGCAGTTGGACAAGCCATTAATCTGTGGACATTGTCCAGCAGATAAAGCAACAACCTAGGCTACAAAGGACAGAAGCAGTAGACTATGTATCATCTAAATACTCTAGTTTACATAGGATTCTTTTTCCTTGCTTTAAGATATGAGTAAGCTTGCTTCTTAGACAAGTCTGACTTCTTGTTGCTGTCCTTTGTACTCGAATTAGTAGCATACTTAGTTGTCTGATTAGTAATTTGATTAGTGGACTGATTCTGATTAGTACTATCTTTACACTTTGTTAATTACAGTGGCCAAGTAACCAAGAAGATCAATGGCTAAACCATGGAGGAGACTTAAGCAACCGGAGATACGCCGCAAAAGAGACAAAGATAAGCCCAAAAATAGCACCAAACTTGCAATTAAAATGGAAATATGAAACTCAAGGATTCATCTCCGGAACACCGTCTATTTACAAGGGAACGATCTATTTTTCTAGCATTGACGGTAACATTTACGCGATCAAGGAAAATGACGGTTCACTTGTGTGGAAGCAAAACTTACATGAACTAACAGGGTTCAATGCGACCGGGATCATTTTAAATGGCACCTTAGTCGTGTCACGAGGGACCCCGTCGATAGCCGCCGGTCACTTGTTGATTGTTGGAATGTATGGTCCTGCCGTGGTCCTCGGGTTGAAAAGAGATAGTGGCAAGCTTGTTTGGATGACTAGGCTTGATAGCCATCCTTATAGTCTCATCACCATGTCTGGTACTTACTATAATGGGTAAGATCATTAACCTCTATTGTAAATTAGTAGGTCTCGCTTAAGACTGTTATGTAATTCtgcttttattcatttgttcacctttatttaaaatatatttcATAAAAAAGCGAAGGTAAACAATTGAGAGGAACAGCATGCGTATGATTTTTTATTGTGAAACGGATTAACGGATCTAAATGTTCTATTAATTCACAATAATGATTCATACAATGGTCTTAAATGTATTAAAATTGTCTCGAGATTTTATTTAGCTAACTAATTTATCGCTCGAATGTGCAAGGGCATTAACCTTTATCGTAGATTAGTAGGTCTCGCTTAAGACTGTTATATTATTCAGCGTTAATTTGTtcacctttaattaaaatacattTCATAAGGAAGCGAAGGTAAATAGTTGACAGGAACAGCATGCGTATGACTTTTTATTGTGAAACGGATCTAAATGTTCTATTAATTCATATTAATGACTCATACAACGGTCTTAAACGTATTAAAATTGTCTCGAGATTTTATCTAGTTAACTAATTTATTGCTTGAATGTGCAGGGCATTTTATGTGGGAGTGTCCTCTTTAGAAGAAGTAGCACCAATTGATCAATGCTGTACATTTCACGGTAGCTTCGCAAAACTCGATGCTTACACAGGAAAAATCATATGGCAAACATATACACTTCCTGACAATAAAGGCAAGCAAGGTGACTATGCAGGTGCATCTGTCTGGGGTAGTAGTCCTTCAATCGACATATCTCGAAATCACGTCTACATTGCCACAGGAAATCTTTACTCAGTTCCAGAAAGGGTGGAAATATGCCAGGAAAAACAGAACAATCAGACAATTCCTACACACCCAGAGGATTGCATTGACCCAAATATCCACTTTGACTCGATTTTGGCCTTGGATTTGGACTCGGGAAATATTACATGGTTTCGTCAGTTGGGAGGATACGATGTctggtttttggcatgtaatgGTGTTTCGGGACAGAATTGTCCACCCGGTCCAAACCCGGACGCTGATTTTGGAGAAGCACCAATGTTGTTAAGTGTTCATAGCAAGGGTTGTAGAAGAGATCTTGCAGTTGCTGTTCAGAAGAGTGGATTTGCTTGGGCTTTGGATCGAGATACCGGTGATCTTGTTTGGAGTACGGTATGTTTATTAATAATCTTGCAAAATTTTCCGAGTACTTGGAAGCCTTTAACATGACTATTATTGTGCAAACCTGTTCCACTAACATGACTATGCAGATGTCAGCTAGTTTAGGTGATAAAGTCAAAAGAGGTTAAAGTTGACTTATGTTAAAGTTGACTTATGTATATTCACCTGGTTTGAATCTCGTCAGCAACACAATGATGTTAAAGTTGACTTATGTATATTCACCATAATATTTGCTTTAATTGATTATGTCAATAATGATTAAGCACATGATACAATAAACACAAGAAGCAGGACCGGGAGGTTTAAGAGGAGGCGGTATGTGGGGAGCAGCAACAGACGAAACAAGATTATACACCAACATAGCAAACAGTGATGCTAAGAATTTCACCCTAAAGTCGTCTACAAAAGTCGTACTTAGCGGAGGATGGGTGGCTATGGACCCGAAAGGTGGCAAAATCTTATGGTCAACCGCGAATCCTGGAAATGCCTCTGCATTTGGTCCTGTATCAGTTGCAAATGGTGTCGTGTTTGTTGGGTCGTACGACAATGAAGGTGGCGTATTTGGGATAGATGCTAAGACTGGTGGTGTTTTATGGTCTTATAAGACTGGGTCACCTGTGTATAATGGGGGTGTTTCTGTTGGGAATGGGTGTATTTATGTAGGGAATGGGTTCTTTGGGACTAGTGGTATGACTGTGTTTGCTTTCTGTGTTTGATGGCTTATGAAGCCTTGAAAAATAAAACTTACTCTTAAATTCTTGATTCCTCCATATATATAAATTAAGATCTTATCCATTAAATTATTGTCGATGAGATAATTTAAATTCACGGTTAAACTATTTCTACGTCTTTTTAAAACTTCATTTCAAGAATTATAAGATACCGAGGAAAGTGTAACTCAAAAGAAACCGTGCTAATAAAAAGAGTGAATAAACTGATTTCGAAATACTTCGTTTACCGTTTTTACTTATGTTTTAGATTTCAATATACTTCACCTTAAAAGCAAACCCTCTGCATAaagaattttgaattttaaacaGATGTTACACGAATAGTTATTCACCAATTTGGATCTAGAATGAAAATATATAAAGTAATGGTGTTATGTAGGATCATCTAGTACCTATGAGAAGTGAGAGTGAACCTCTATTTGAAGTCGACCCTTTAAGAGCGAACCGCTACTCATTACTCCCAATAACGGCTTTATGTTTTTTTTAGGGGAAAAACCCAAAGGTTTTACTGTATTAAcgataaatcaaaagaaacagcATTGTTTACGATCGGTGGTAAGTCATCCGACCATTTAACTCTACCGACGACTCTAGGATACAAATGAGCAAGCGCATGAACTACACTATTGTTAACACGACAAGTATAAGACCATAAAATAGAAACAAAAGAGTTACAAGCAACGAAAATATCATCTATGACTTAACGACAAAACACTTCTTCCTTTAGCCTTCCTTTTGAGAGCCTCGACAACTTGTAGACAGTCACTCTCAATCACGACCATGGAATGCCCTCTCCTCCACGCTTCCTTAACTCCTTCGAGAACAGCCACCGCCTCAGCTACTTGCGGTTCCCAAACCTGCTCCTGCCAATAAATTTGCCCAAACAATTCCCTAGCTTCTGTGCATTCGCCATATTGGTTCGACCCGCAATGGGTAGGTCACAAATTCTTGCCCAATTTGGAAAGCGAGATAGAGAGACAGCTGTGATCTTACCTGCTGAGTTCGGTTCGTTAAAGCACCATAAAAATTTCTCGAAGTGCCACGGCTGCCCCTCCAGAACCCTAGCCTTCTCCCTCGCTGCCCCAAAGCGGAAAATGAATGTCTTCTCCTTCGCGTCGACCACGTTGCCCATCATAGACTTCGACGGATTCCATAATTTTATCATCGTATCGATTGCAGCTTTAACATTAATGGCCCTTGACGCCCATAATTTACCAACCAGTATCAAATCATTTGTAGCAAGTTAGCAacgataccccccccccccccatcatCATCCCAATCAATCGAACCCTCATCCTCCGCCATAGGCTCTTTCCCTTCCCGATGTTGGCCCCTGGTAACACTTGACATTCGACACCTACACAAAAAGCGAAAACAAGCAAAAGACGAGAATAGAAACCAATCTCACGATTAAAATCGCGAGAAAAGCCTCGAGAAAGAGGATGAAAAAGCAAAGATTTTTTGACAGTAAACCCTAGACTTAATAACGGCTTTATGTTAGTTATGAATTATCATGTAGGAGTATTTGAATTCTTAGGTATGCATACGCGATAGAATCATCGTTGAGAGTGACAATTCTTCGCTATCAAAGCTATTACTCATAATCGCGGTGTTATATCAGTCACATTTTTGACAAATTACAATTAAATTAAAGTAAATACAATGTTCGTGTAAGTAAGAATCGTCATCAATAATGACGGTTCACTATTAAAAACATCATTGCTAATATTCTGTTTGAAAAAAGTTTAGGTTCAAGGGTATGTCTTACTCAGTCCAAATCCGGGCAAACTACCGATCTTTTTGAGAACTCACAGTGATGTTTACAGATCTCTTATATCATTACTAATGTTGATTCGCTTTTCCATCTTCTAAGAAtcaagtaattttttttttccgatcATTTTCGGTTTATGTGTGTCATTCTTGCGTaagagtcatgctaagcttttttATGTCGTTTCAATTTTATCAGATATCCCTGAAGAGACATAAATCAAGtaaattttttattattaaatttatGCAAATTGGTAATAATAATCTAGGAACAAACCCGTCAACATCAAAATCATCATCCTCGTAGTCAGTCCATCActgaaaaaagaataaaaagattCTACCTTTTATCCTTTGAGATGAAAAAGTTGAGGAGACAGGACAAAACAGAGAAAAAATTGTCGAGGAGCGAGAAAGAAATGAGAGTTGAATTAGAGTGAAATAACTCACTCACTCACACCTGCAAATTTCCCTCtaaattcattaattaattaatcaatcaatcatgACCTAAATTCAATAATCAAACTAAATTAATCAAATTCGCATTTCTTTTAgcttttgatttgattttatggtaaaacaacgatcaaatcaaatcaaatcaaattaaTTTAATCATCGAATTTGTATGTAAATTAGTAACTAGTGACTAGTAATTGGaagtgtgattgttgaatattaatGGTGTGAAGTGAGGTATTTTCGCGGTTAATTTTGACCTAGGAAAGAGAAAGATGCACGGCGGCGTTGACGGTGGAGTAAATGAAGTTTCCGGCGTCGGATGTTCGCTGGAGTGGAAATTTTCGCAAGTGTTCGGCGAACGGGCAGTTGGTGAAGAGGTTCAAGAAGGTGAGATCTCAGTTATTGTGAATTCAATTAATTTGATTTAGAAATAGTTGATTTGGCGTTAATTTAGGAGTTTTGaattcaattgatttgatttggttTTAATTAAGGGATTTTGGTGATGTAATTAGTTGTGAAATGTTTGGAATTTGTGATTTTACGGATTATATGTGGAGATTTGATATGATTGTTAGTTGGATGTGATTTTGTATGAAGAGTGATGTTAATGTGTATGTAGTTGGATGATTGGGTACTTGATTGGATATGGAGTTTTCGAGTTGGCGAAAATGTGTGCAGTAAGGAAACATTATCACGAAACAGTGAGTGAACTTTGAGCtcattacaacaacaacaacattaccccagtgcctcagtggctcccgcaaattggtcggatgtacgcagccttacccttgtgttaaaaacacaaagaggctgtttccgaatgactcaagatgaaaattgcgtcgagaactgcatcgaaggactgctacttcacaagagaaagaagcgtagccactttagtgagccattttactttactccatcataatccagaaccaaagagtaatAGTCTTTGGAACTTTGAGCTCATTACGAAAGAGAATTTATAAGGGTAAGCTGGAAATTATAGAGGAAAGCGCTGCGGAAATGAGAGTAGTATGGACTTGCTTCTTGTTGTGCTTGTCAATGCTTTTTCGTCTAATCACGCGTATCTTGGAGATGAAATGAGATTGTACTTGCCTTCTACCCATAAATGTTGTTATTCCCACATTGCGCGGAATTTTTTTGTAAGTGGGTTGGTGACCGAGAAGAGGAATAAGTTTACTTGCTTTTGTGAGTAGATTGGTATTTCCAAGACAAAAGATGTTTGTGGCTATGTAGTTGAAATGGAGGTTTTTGGTTGAAGCTTAATCGTTCATTAAAATTAGTACTGTAGAATTTTGATCTGTCAAATTTGAGTTTCAAAGTTAAGAATCAAGCTGCGAAGTGTGTGACACTGCAAGAATTTTGATGTTCCATAGTGTGATTCTGAATCAAGATTTTGAAGCAACATTGTAACTGATATTAGTGTGTAGATTATAGCTGTTGGAAGAGGAAGGTGACGGGTTTTTGATTCATGTGGTTGCTGCTGCTTTTAGTGAACTTAATTATTTGGAAACGACATTATTCCTTGTAGGGTAATTGGGTTTATGACTTTATTGGCTTCACTTGACCATGTTAGAATTAAAGGGTACTAATTGTGAGATGTAATTTACATGCACTGCTTTTGTTAGTTTCAAAGATACCGTGACTTGCATGAGTTGCATCCAGTGTAGTCCACCAGGGGAGATATATTGGAAGTTTGGAACTGCTTTTGATTGACCAGaatattttgtttttgatttaTTAAGGTGCTATGCTGTTAAATTTGATTTAAAGATTTAAACTTTCGCCTGGCGTCTCAAATATGCGGATGATAGTGCTGCAACATGCTAGCTCGATATGATATATTTAATCTGACTATACTGCTATTTATTGTGCAGTCGATATCATTTCAGCTATTGAGTTTGATAAATGTGGAGATCATCTAGCTACTGGTGACCGTGGTGGTCGAGTAGTTTTATTTGAGCGGACCGATACGAAGGATGTGAGCCCTATAAATCTCATCTTATTCCCACAACGTAATGGGCATCTGCTCATTTGTTTTCCATGTCGTTGTGCAGCATGGTATCCCTAGAAAAGATTTGGAAAGGACGGACTCTTCAATTGGTAGGCATCCTGAGTTCCGTTATAAAACAGAGTTTCAAAGTCATGAGCCTGAGGTAACATACATCTAATGATCATGTGGTTTACTTTCTGTTAGGATATGAAGTTGATGTCATTTTTCAAACATAAACGTGCTTTGCTGATGATGAGTTTGGTTCTCTCACTGATCAGTTTGACTACCTCAAGAGTTTGGAGATTGAGGAGAAAATTAATAAAATCAGATGGTGCCAAACTGCAAACAGCTCACTGTTTCTTTTATCTACTAATGATAAGACCATCAAGTTCTGGAAGGTAGGCATTTCTGCTGATCTATTTTGGTTGTTGCCGAGATAGTTTCAAACCTGGTGAAGTGTGGCCTTAAGTGTAGTTTGTTTATAATTTCACACCATCTTCTTGGACACTGGTTTACCTTTTTGGTGTTTGTTCATTTATTTGTTCTTCGGTTGGGATGTTGTGGTATCAgaagttaatgtgaattaagcTCAAATCAGATGGACCCATTGGTATATGTACAACCCCCACCCCCTCCGTTTTCTTTTAGGAAATTAGTTGGCTGTGTTGTTTTCTGGAGTCAGTTGTTTTTTCGTAAAAGTGAATGTTATCCTTCCTTGTAAGTTTTGGTCCTGTGTGTGGTCTAACAAAATGACATATTGACAACGCCTTGCCATCCATTCAACTTGATGTTAAAGAGCCAAATTGAGACCCAGCCATGATGGCATCATATATATGTAAAAGCTGTAGGCTTTCCTGGCTAATTAAAATTATGAAAGGAGGCTGGCTTAGTATAACATGTATAAGAAGTATTAAGAACATTAGAATAACGAATATGTAGATGCTCACTTCAGATGCTTTGTCTCTTGATTGATGTCTATTTTTTCATGGTATTGGAATATTTATCCTTTGGAAATGTCTGACGACAAGAGTCACAAGACTGTAAAATTCTGGGATCTTTTTTGTGAAGTCTATATTTACCGTGTCTTTTTTGGTTCATTTGTTTGTAGACCCTATAGGCTTAGCCCCTAAAAAACTGGGTGGAGAGTGACACTCGTTTCCAGTGCCACTCAAATATTTTGATTGGCTTACTGTGCTGTAGCTTTAGTTATATGGTGCAACAGGAATAGTGGATGTTACTAAATGAAGTTTCAGCATATTGATTCTTGAACACAAGGTTTGGTGCTTTAAAGTGGCACAATATTTAAATCTGTGTTGAATGTAGAATTGTGACTTATTCATCTTTTACAAAATTCATTCTAGAAGTAAGTTCCATTACCTTCAATATACTTACTCCTGTCTGGTATTGTGTCCATACTTGCATGCCCACTCCCGTTTAAgctgtttttattattttagttgAGATCTTAATTTACCTACAAAGTTCTCTTCTGTGTGCACTCTTAATCTGTAATTTCTTGCTTCATGGTTGTAAATTCTTACAGGTTCAAGAAAAGAAGGTCAAGAAGATAagtgatatgaatatggatgctACCAAAGCTGCAGGGAATGGTTGTGCTGCAAAGAGCTGTTCTAAACCGCATCTTTCAAATGGAGGATACGCAGACAAATTTTCCAGTTCTTTGAATGGCCTATCATTTCCACCTGAAGGAATAGCCTCACTACATTTACCCGTGGTAGTTGTACCCTATCTGATTGATTGAAACTTTGATACTAACCCCCCTTCCTCCAAGCTTTCCGTTGTTGAAGTTTCATCCAAGTTTTAAATTAGGTCCTGTTTGTAGGATTAGTATCGTATAAT
The Silene latifolia isolate original U9 population chromosome 11, ASM4854445v1, whole genome shotgun sequence genome window above contains:
- the LOC141612920 gene encoding uncharacterized protein LOC141612920; translated protein: MLNSWTWPSNQEDQWLNHGGDLSNRRYAAKETKISPKIAPNLQLKWKYETQGFISGTPSIYKGTIYFSSIDGNIYAIKENDGSLVWKQNLHELTGFNATGIILNGTLVVSRGTPSIAAGHLLIVGMYGPAVVLGLKRDSGKLVWMTRLDSHPYSLITMSGTYYNGAFYVGVSSLEEVAPIDQCCTFHGSFAKLDAYTGKIIWQTYTLPDNKGKQGDYAGASVWGSSPSIDISRNHVYIATGNLYSVPERVEICQEKQNNQTIPTHPEDCIDPNIHFDSILALDLDSGNITWFRQLGGYDVWFLACNGVSGQNCPPGPNPDADFGEAPMLLSVHSKGCRRDLAVAVQKSGFAWALDRDTGDLVWSTVSGPGGLRGGGMWGAATDETRLYTNIANSDAKNFTLKSSTKVVLSGGWVAMDPKGGKILWSTANPGNASAFGPVSVANGVVFVGSYDNEGGVFGIDAKTGGVLWSYKTGSPVYNGGVSVGNGCIYVGNGFFGTSGMTVFAFCV